aaaaatccttgacCTCACATTAAGCAAGTTGAgctgcattgcatcattcatcaCCACATTCAATTATTCATCGTTTTACCCACATTCCCAAATACAAtccaataaaagaaaatcattacAAAAAAACTCAATACAAGTAAGGAATAACAGCCTTCCTCTCCTTGGGATAATCCTCCCCAAACTTCTCCAAATACCACCTCCGGTTGGCCCGGGCCCTTGGACCCAAATTAGCAAAAGTGTAAACAAAAAAGCCCAGCCCGGCCCATGACCAAGTCATCACGGCCCAGCCCAGCCACTCGACAATCTCCCCAAAGTAATTCGGACACGCCACGAGCTCGAACAACCCACCGCGCGGCACCACGTAGCCCTTCCCCTCGCTCTTGAGCCGCAACAAAACCCTATCAGCCCATACATTAATCCCCATCCCCAATAAAAACACCAAAAGCCCACACAAAAACCGGAACCAGAAAAAACCCGAGTCATCATAGTGATTGATGTAGTGAGAGACCGTTCGGGCCTGGAGGTAGGAATTGAGAACGTTGAAGGCGAAGGCCATTAGGGCTACGCCGAGGGGGAAGCCCGTCGGGGTTTTCTTTGAAGGAGTGAGGAGGAGGTGGAGAGGGTAGAGGATGGTGCGGTTGAAGTAGTGGATTAGGAAGGGGGTGATGAGGGCTTGGGCTTTGGGGTTGTGGGAGTGGAGGCCCAGTGGGAAGAGGAGGAGGGTGAGCCAGAGGGTTGGGCTTTCCATGAGGAGCCAGGCTAAGGGGGGAGGGAGGTTGGGCCCCCAGCCGGGCCTGTGGTGCTTGCCGTAGGGGGCCTGGAGGAAGGTGAGGGAGAGGAAGGTGGGGGGTGCGATTAGGAAGAGGGTAAGGAGGGAGTGGTGGAAGAGAGATGAGTCGGAGTAGTGTTCTGGGATCATTGTTGTTGGGTTGGGAATAATGAGAGTGAAGAGTGAAGTGAGAGAGGGTAATGGACCAAAATagcatatattaaattataatgatggaagtgagagagagagaaaaaaaagactttACGGAGTCCTTGGGCGTTGTTTGGGAAACCTCTGgatttgcataaagaaagaCGGAGATTAGAGAAGATGGAGAGCGTCTGAAAATCGGAGGCGTGGAAGTGGGGAGGAAGATGAGCTCGATGAGTTTCAAGGTCAAGGACTTCTTCAATGGTGGGCCCAATCAGGCCGACAAGCTTGTGGAGGACGCTACTTCCGAGGCCCTGGACGAGCCCGACTGGGCCCTAAATCTCGATCTCTGCGATCTCATCAACGCCGACAAGCTCAGTAGCGTCGAACTCGTCCGCGGAATCAAGAAGAGGATCGTCCTCAAGAGCCCTAGGGTTCAGTACCTCGCCCTTGTCCTCCTCGAAACCCTTGTCAAGAACTGCGAGAAGGCCTTCTCCGAAGTCGCCGCCGAGCGTGTTCTCGACGAGATGGTCAGGCTCATCGATGACCCTCAGACCGTCGTCAACAACCGCAACAAGGCCCTCATGATGATCGAAGCCTGGGCTGAGTCCACCGGCGAGTTGCGCTATCTCCCTGTCTACGAGGAAACTTACAAGGTTCTTTTTCCCACTCCCCCTCtctccttttattttgttttttaatcaattgaGACAACTTTCTACTCTGTGAAATTGATGATTCTGAATGTATTTTAAGCTGAGGTAACTTTAGGTTGTTTTtgcatttgataaagtttttcTTAGAATAAAAACATTGAAGCATAAATCATATCAGGAATCGaactttaaccaaaattaattttgcaacAAATACTTCCCATGTTTTAGTTTTAGGTCTGAACAGACCAAGGAAGCCTTTGATGTTGCGAGGAAATAGCATTGAGCTTCTTTCCACTGTGTTGTCGTCTTCACCCCAACAAGATGCTTTGCAGGTATATGGTATGAGTTTAaccacatcatcttcttcttccctagTCTCTCCAGTAATGAGAGTTTTCTTTTCCCCCATTGGCCATTATAATGCAATGATAGGTATTGCTTATCTGAAATTCTGAATCACTGAGAGGATGAGAATCAAGATGTGCTATTTACTATTTAGGGTGCATTTAGAAGAGTTAATTTATAGCTTATTTGAATACGCTCCCTAGGATAGCTCCCTAGGATAGCTTGTTATGATCATAAGCTATCTTTAGCTCATTTCATATATCAAAAACACAATTTAAACCTTAGCCAATCGAGCTAAACAAGTTTTTGGCATGtggaatttctttttatttgttttctcttcAATTGTGGGAACAACTTATTATAAACCATTTACTCTATTTACCTAAACTGGCTCTCACCCACCCTATTATGACATAAGCACCTCATCTCCATTTACCTAACTAGTCAACACCCAACCAAGAACTTATCCTAATATGTTTAATTGTGAAGAGATTTTTCATACAAACCAACATTGAAACACTAGTCAATATGGTCTTGTGTCATTTGTGTACAATCTCCTGCCCATGGGAAAAGGAAACTAATAAGAAAGCCATGTGATGTTCCTTGCGAGAGGAGAAGCATAGTGTACTAGGCATTGGTGAACTACCAAAATACAAATGTAATCATTTCTTTGATCTATGCAGGATGATTTGACCACCACACTTGTAAAGTAGTGTTCTCGGTCACAAACTACTGTACAGCCTGAACCAGAGCTATGATACCTGTTAAGCCTAACGAGCTTTCTGGACCAAATTAGAACTTCTAGTCTTTGTGATCTGTTACTTAGATTCTTATTTGTTGGTATATGGTAATACCAAATTAGAACTTACTCATATGTATAAGTTCTGTATAAGTTTCGGGTCTATTCTCATTTCTTATCTAAGACAACCACCAGATTCACAATTTCCAATGTAAATAAATAGAAGGGCAGTAGAGGTGTGACATTTTGACATTCTGAGTTGTAAAAAACGCTCAAgaaagatataatataaaataagaatttgctaatatatatttagttgttTTTTCGTAGTATGTTAGtaaattattactataaatTAACAACACCCAATTACATAAAATCTGGAATCCTAAATCCACAATTTTGTGATTTAacatttctttgtttctttctattttttccatCACTGGGTATGTAGACTCTTAGTATAATCATAGTTTACTCTTAGTAAAGtgcttaaaaaaatcttattagcTATTGTTTATGGGactcaaaaaattgaaaacgtCCATGTACATGTGAATAGccctcaaaaaattaaaatctcatCCTTAATTGTTGCTGTACTGGCACCTCcttagttttctttaaaatatacaCCCAGCTCCTTGATTGCTCCTTGATTGTTTGGAAACTATTACATCAAGCTCCCCTAAAGGAAGGGAAGGTTAGTGTGAATGTAAAATAATATGGGAAGGTTTATGTAGTTTTACAAAACTTCAAGAGAAATTTGTGTTATTTAcccttaaaaatatttgaataccTTGGATAACATAAGGAATGATTTCTAAAAATActcattataaaaaatgagaattcatatttataatataggagcatataaaacaaaaataatacaaCTTATAGATGGTCTTTTTAAAATGGAAATGTGAACCTACACCCATTTGAAGTGTacgagtgaaaagaaaaaaaagatagagggggaaaaagaaagtaaaaagatgGAATGAAAAAATGgagataaaaaagtaaaatatataaatataattactcttttttaaaTACAATACACAAGCAAAAGAAACTAAGACTAATAAGGGAGGGAGGAACACCATCTATACCAATGTACCTTGAAAATACAGGGAACCATGGGCTTCTTTACCAAGAGGAATGAGGAACAAGGTTGGGAAATGCAATGATATGAGAGAGTTTAGGTTTAGAAGGAGAAACAGcatttccttttcctttctgGACGTGAAAAAAcatgaataatatataatattagttaTGTTAACACTTAATGAAAAAACTCATTCAGATTGTCTTCTAACAGATAGGGTCCTAATTTGGTATGACACTTCACGAAAAGTTACTCTAATCTTAAAGAAAAGCCACCAGATAGGGTCTTGGTTTGCGAGAGGCATGTTGTGCATGTTATAGGAGAAATGATATGTAATGTAACTACTTCTTCCTTGCGCACATGAACAAGTAACAGAACAAactattctcttttattttttataacaaaaaatgtgTATTTGTGTACAAAAG
The nucleotide sequence above comes from Glycine soja cultivar W05 chromosome 11, ASM419377v2, whole genome shotgun sequence. Encoded proteins:
- the LOC114376656 gene encoding steroid 5-alpha-reductase DET2-like, which translates into the protein MIPEHYSDSSLFHHSLLTLFLIAPPTFLSLTFLQAPYGKHHRPGWGPNLPPPLAWLLMESPTLWLTLLLFPLGLHSHNPKAQALITPFLIHYFNRTILYPLHLLLTPSKKTPTGFPLGVALMAFAFNVLNSYLQARTVSHYINHYDDSGFFWFRFLCGLLVFLLGMGINVWADRVLLRLKSEGKGYVVPRGGLFELVACPNYFGEIVEWLGWAVMTWSWAGLGFFVYTFANLGPRARANRRWYLEKFGEDYPKERKAVIPYLY